The following are from one region of the Salvelinus fontinalis isolate EN_2023a chromosome 5, ASM2944872v1, whole genome shotgun sequence genome:
- the slc15a5 gene encoding solute carrier family 15 member 5 has product MVAVYLQGLPEEGWHYHQLRRPPMEGGHHQLCRPSMTPCPSRGLPQNRPQQTRKKLQVIICILLVELFERFTFFGIVCNMILFCTVKLGYDHYQAATVNLCFVGASTLTPVMVGWFADTCLGRTKVLYLCTLLHLFGTAMLPVVAFPFEDFYIDTHNMIHQMEHREQHILFYTGLLAAALGIGGIRAILCPMGPYKLQGYDQHQLLSFFNWFYWLVNLNSTIVFLGIAYIQQSVANNLGFLIPFMSVLLMLIAIHMVRNNLIFRPKKGSSLLTTLGVFLNSLKMCCLHYRHLSGDVASWLDRAKENNGGRYSETHVENVKVLARLFPLYGLQLLYRACLTQIPSGYYIQTMNSNLHLNSFLLPIGAMNLISILPLLLLAPLMECITSCYLSMEKTPFSPARVITLGHACASLSVLVAGLFEVHRKGYPLTEQALSGKVLQVSSMACIQLAPQYILLGLAEALVTPSCSVISFHLTPSHIRGISLHFLTLSYGGGCFLGALIIQLVYLLSGGNWYPNTLHEGNLEHFFFFLAMLMTINTLVFWWISYRYLDLSVVQSRGVGSSLLTEKLLQYKTCLRFYHTMERSSTAVSIETVL; this is encoded by the exons TCCAAGTCATCATCTGCATCCTGCTGGTGGAGCTGTTTGAGAGGTTCACCTTCTTTGGGATTGTGTGTAACATGATCCTGTTCTGTACGGTGAAGCTGGGCTATGATCACTACCAGGCTGCTACCGTTAACCTGTGCTTTGTGGGGGCCAGTACACTCACTCCTGTGATGGTGGGATGGTTTGCTGATACCTGCCTTGGGAGAACCAAGGTGCTCTACTTGTGTACTCTGCTCCATCTCTTTG GCACAGCCATGCTCCCAGTGGTGGCGTTCCCGTTCGAGGACTTCTACATCGACACGCACAACATGATTCACCAGATGGAGCACCGGGAACAGCACATCCTGTTCTACACTGGCCTGCTTGCAGCTGCCCTGGGCATCGGGGGTATCCGTGCCATCCTCTGTCCCATGGGGCCATACAAACTACAGGGCTACGACCAGCACCAGCTACTCTCCTTCTTCAACTG GTTCTACTGGCTGGTGAACCTGAACTCGACAATAGTGTTTCTGGGAATCGCCTACATCCAGCAGTCAGTGGCCAACAACCTGGGCTTCCTCATCCCCTTCATGTCTGTGCTGCTGATGCTCATCGCCATACACATGGTCCGCAACAACCTTATCTTCAGGCCCAAGAAAG GCAGTTCCCTGCTGACCACTCTGGGGGTGTTCCTGAACTCTCTGAAGATGTGCTGCCTGCACTACCGCCACCTGAGTGGAGACGTAGCCAGCTGGCTGGACCGCGCCAAGGAGAACAACGGGGGGCGCTACAGTGAGACACACGTGGAGAACGTCAAGGTCCTGGCAAGGCTCTTCCCCCTGTACGGCTTGCAGCTACTGTACCGCGCCTGCCTCACTCAG ATTCCATCAGGCTACTACATTCAGACCATGAACTCTAACCTGCACCTGAACAGCTTCCTCCTGCCCATCGGTGCCATGAACCTCATCAGCATCCTACCTCTGCTGCTGCTGGCCCCTCTCATGGAGTGCATCACCTCCTGCTACCTGTCCATGGAGAAAACACCCTTCTCCCCTGCCAGAGTCATCA ctctTGGTCATGCGTGTGCGTCGCTGTCTGTCCTGGTAGCGGGCCTGTTTGAGGTCCACAGGAAGGGCTATCCTCTGACGGAGCAGGCCCTGTCAGGGAAGGTGCTACAGGTGTCCTCCATGGCCTGCATCCAGCTGGCTCCCCAGTACATTCTACTGGGTCTGGCTGAGGCCCTCGTCACCCCCTCCT GCTCTGTGATCTCCTTCCACCTGACACCCAGTCATATCAGAGGCATCTCCCTGCACTTCCTCACCCTGTCCTACGGAGGGGGCTGTTTCCTGGGAGCACTCATCATTCAGCTGGTCTACCTACTCTCTGGAG GTAACTGGTACCCAAACACACTGCATGAAGGGAATCTGGagcattttttcttcttcttagcCATGTTGATGACCATAAACACTCTGGTGTTCTGGTGGATATCTTACAG GTACCTAGATCTGAGTGTGGTGCAGAGTAGAGGAGTAGGAAGCAGCCTTCTGACGGAGAAGCTCCTGCAGTACAAGACCTGCCTGCGATTCTACCACACCATGGAACGCTCCTCCACAGCAGTCTCCATAGAAACAGTGTTGTGA
- the LOC129855003 gene encoding E3 ubiquitin/ISG15 ligase TRIM25-like, translated as MADNQELFCCSICLDLLKDPVTTACGHSYCMGCIKESWDQDVLKGVYSCPQCRQTFTPRPTLKRNTVLAEVLENLKRADFQGTTPAHCYAEPEDVECDVCTKKKRKAVKSCLVCLASYCETHLQPHYYVPPLKKHKLVNAVTNLQEKICPHHDKLLEVYCRTDQKCICLLCVMDEHKGHDTVSAAAERAEKQQQLGETQEEGKQRAQRREKEVQELRQAVDAIKESSWVAVDDFERMCTMHVLSYIRSIERKRSEVKEQIKAQETAGVSQAEGLLKQLEQEVSELKRRDSELEQLSHTEDHIHFLQSIDSLCDPPGPKAFPSSLEAVKKFVSEQKERMKNTCKEETDKILSCLEKDLLTNPSSPPVQEYSTRSGFLKNYRTMEVDPNTACATLSLSNRNKEIAWSDKAQAYSDHLDRFTYYHQALCKEGLSETCYWEVEWSGGIVDVAVSYRGISRKGWGNDCCFGHNDQSWSLVCSPSSCSFWHNNNYKTNIPVPRASRVGVYLDHKAGTLSFYSVSDTMTLLHRVQTTFTQPLYPGFGVDLGSSLKICHLPV; from the exons ATGGCTGACAATCAGGAACTGTTCTGTTGCTCCATCTGTCTGGATCTACTGAAGGATCCAGTGACTACTGCCTGTGGACACAGTTACTGTATGGGCTGTATTAAAGAAAGCTGGGATCAGGATGTTCTGAAAGGTGTCTACAGCTGTCCACAGTGCAGACAGACCTTCACTCCAAGGCCTACTCTGAAGAGAAACACCGTGCTGGCGGAAGTGTTGGAGAATTTGAAAAGGGCAGATTTCCAAGGTACCACTCCTGCACACTGTTATGCTGAACCTGAAGATGTGGAGTGTGATGTCTGCACTAAGAAAAAACGCAAAGCTGTCAAGTCCTGTCTAGTGTGTCTGGCTTCTTACTGTGAGACTCATCTCCAGCCTCACTACTATGTGCCCCCACTAAAGAAGCATAAGCTTGTCAATGCAGTGACAAATCTACAGGAGAAGATTTGCCCTCATCATGACAAACTGCTAGAGGTTTACTGTCGTACCGATCAGAAGTGTATCTGTCTGCTGTGTGTGATGGATGAACATAAAGGCCATGATACAGTGTCAGCTGCAGCAGAGAGGGCTGAGAAACAG CAACAGTTGGGAGAAACACAGGAGGAAGGGAAGCAGAGagcccagaggagagagaaggaggtgcAGGAGCTGAGACAGGCTGTAGATGCCATTAAG GAGTCTTCATGGGTAGCCGTGGATGACTTTGAGAGAATGTGTACCATGCACGTCCTTTCATATATCCGCTCCATTGAGAGAAAGCGTTCTGAGGTGAAGGAGCAGATCAAGGCCCAGGAGACGGCTGGAGTGAGTCAGGCTGAAGGACTTCTGAAGCAACTGGAGCAGGAGGTTTCTGAGTTAAAGAGGAGAGATTCTGAGCTGGAGCAGCTGTCACACACAGAGGATCACATCCATTTCCTCCAG AGTATCGATTCTCTCTGTGACCCTCCTGGACCAAAGGCATTTCCTAGCAGTTTGGAAGCAGTGAAGAAATTTGTCTCTGAACAGAAAGAGCGAATGAAAAATACATGCAAGGAGGAAACCGACAAGATCTTGAGTTGTCTTGAAAAAGATTTGT TGACAAATCCATCTTCACCACCTGTGCAAGAGTACAGCACGAGAAGTGGATTTTTGAAAA ACTATCGCACCATGGAAGTGGATCCCAACACAGCATgtgcaactctctctctgtcgaaCAGAAACAAGGAGATAGCATGGAGTGACAAGGCCCAGGCCTATTCAGACCATCTAGACAGGTTTACTTACTATCACCAGGCTCTGTGCAAAGAGGGTCTGTCTGAAACCTGCtactgggaggtagagtggagcGGGGGGATCGTTGATGTGGCAGTCTCATACAGAGGGATCAGCAGGAAAGGTTGGGGCAATGACTGTTGTTTTGGACACAATGATCAGTCCTGGAGTTTGGTCTGCTCTCCCTCCAGTTGTTCATTCTGGCACAATAATAACTACAAAACCAACATCCCTGTCCCCCGTGCCTCCAGAGTAGGAGTGTACCTGGACCACAAGGCAGGTACTCTGTCCTTCTACAGTGTCTCTGACACAATGACCCTCCTCCACAGAGTCCAGACCACATTCACTCAGCCCCTCTATCCTGGGTTTGGAGTTGATTTAGGATCATCTCTAAAGATATGCCACCTGCCAGTATGA